TTTAGAACGGGGGCATCGGTATCTTCACCCACTTCAACTTCGCTTAGATGCCCTGATTGATACTCGTTTGGTGAGTACATTCTATGACTTATTTATGGCGATATTGGTGTTTCGTCACAACAGGATGGGGCTGTTATTGAGCGAGTTAGGCGGGTATATTTGTGGATTATCGCACGCCCCGGCGGGTACGAAGCGTATCAGCAATTTACTTCGATGTAAAAAATGGTCTTCCACATTGATTGATGACTTTTTCTTTGAACGTAGCCGTGAGCGAATTAAGTCCTTACAATCCAATGGTCAACGTCCTTTACTGCTGTGGGATGAGAGTAAGATTGAAAAGAGTGAATCATGGTTTTTGGAAGGCTTATGCAGTGTGGAAAGCAGTAAAGGCAAACGATTGACCAAAATAAGAAAAGGCTTTTATAAGCCACCTACTCAACGCATTTGTGTGCCCGGCTTTCATTGGACAGCTACCCTTTTGTCAGCTTTGGGACAAACTCCAAGTGTATGTCAGATGAGTTGGTGGACATCAAGGGGTAAATATCAGGAAGTAGGGACCAACATTATCTTTCGGATGCTCAAAAAGCTCCATAAAACCATTGGAAGCAGCGTTCTGCATGTGTTAGACCGAGGTTATGCCAATGCCTGGACGATTGAATGGATGAATGAGTTTAAACAGGACTTTTTAGTTCGTTGGAAGAAAACACATCTATTATGCCATTCTGAAAAAGGAACCAAACAGACTCATTTATTAGCTCGCTCTTTCAAAGCAGTGGGGCGTAAAATGCTTCGTGATAACCAACGCAAAATCAGTAAGTATGTCACGATCGCTTACACACAGGTCACTCACGCTGATTTCAAAGATAAATCCCTATGGCTCATTATCGTACGTGACAAAAAAAGTTTACAGCCCCCTATGTATCTGCTAACCTCCATTGCCATTACCAATACTCGATTGGCTTGGGAGATGTGTCATTCTTATATGCATCGCTGGAATATAGAGCAAACCTTTAGATGTAGTAAAGCCGAATTGGGTATGGAGTCACCCAGGCTTTGGTTCTGGGAAAATAGACTCA
Above is a window of Runella slithyformis DSM 19594 DNA encoding:
- a CDS encoding transposase codes for the protein MFRTILQNKDKNASKSRASDFILERGHRYLHPLQLRLDALIDTRLVSTFYDLFMAILVFRHNRMGLLLSELGGYICGLSHAPAGTKRISNLLRCKKWSSTLIDDFFFERSRERIKSLQSNGQRPLLLWDESKIEKSESWFLEGLCSVESSKGKRLTKIRKGFYKPPTQRICVPGFHWTATLLSALGQTPSVCQMSWWTSRGKYQEVGTNIIFRMLKKLHKTIGSSVLHVLDRGYANAWTIEWMNEFKQDFLVRWKKTHLLCHSEKGTKQTHLLARSFKAVGRKMLRDNQRKISKYVTIAYTQVTHADFKDKSLWLIIVRDKKSLQPPMYLLTSIAITNTRLAWEMCHSYMHRWNIEQTFRCSKAELGMESPRLWFWENRLKLLAIVALVYDFLLMLLRNWSHWIPLFLRHWCHRTGNRYRNASIPIYRLRLAISHVLYTACCACQTSG